The DNA sequence GAAGAAGATGACCTGGAGGGAATATCGCTGAAAATATGTTTCTCTCATCCCCCACCCCTGCCCCTTTCTTTAACATGAAAAATCCTTTCTTGGCACTTAACATGTTAAGAGATTCTGTTAATGGCAATAATCAAGCTACATTTTCCactaaaaacatttacttatgTTCCTTCTCCTAAACGTTGATGCATCTATTTCGTTTGAACCATTTAGGCATGAACTTCTACAGAAGCTGAAAAAGGCATTGAACATTGATTGGCAGCCTAAGGTAGGGAGCAAAATATGCTAGGAATATCTATAAATGCTGGCATGGCTAGgctaaattaaagaaaaaaatgttttaggCATATAATTAACTAGCATGCTAAATTTATTCAGTAAAGTTGAAGCTTTGAAACTTCACAGTTAGATCTTATACGTAATTCTAATCAACTACAACTCCTGCTCCAAAACGATTCCTTAAATCAACTTGAACTTACAACTGTTGTAGTGGCAATCATTGTATAATCGGCCCATCTTAGATACTTCCTCAGTTCTCCTCTTGAAACATGGTATAAACTTGAAGCAACTCCAACACCAATTAATGAATTAGCATATATCTTACCATTCAGGTTCTTCCTGCAACCATAATAAAAAAGCTATCAGACACAATGATTTAATTCGAGATAAATTCAATATTTAAGCAACAAGGAGGTCTTATATTCTTGCCTTGGGGCATGGATTCCAAGGGCAATAAAAGGAAGTGAAGTGAGCACATTAGCAATTGTCTCCGTCACGTTGTGATCACCTAAAACAGGGTAGATGTAACGGAAAAAGATGtgagaaaatagaaatagaCATCAATACAATGTTCAGGAATGCATAGGCCCACTGATAGCAGTGGGGATATATTAACTACCCAACAAAGCCAGTTGTCCTAGGAATACCTGGAATATTACAGTGGACAGGCCTCAAGTATGGTGGCCTATGCTGCCATATGCGTCTGGAAAAAAGATGCAATGAATAAATATAAGCTGTTCCAAATACATTTTCAAACTACAAAAAATGGCACTCAAAATTCTGAAATGAAGCCATTCAGGTGCTTTGTTGCATTCACCCATCTTAACATGCAAATGTTTCTATCAGTTCAATCGTAATTTATCATACATCTCTTGTTTTCAACCATTATTTATTGGGTGTGGTTTCTCTAGGTGAGCAACCTATAGAGGAGTCTCAGTGGGTGTCTTTGCACTCTTTTACCCAGCCACAAGGCAGCTTAGTTGGTGGTTAAATAGTGTGCAAGTGGACAACATTACCCTTGCCTCATGTTCAAGTTTCAGCTGAAAAGCATCAGACCATCTGAAACCATCAACAGGTCAATTTTGAACAGGTTTTGGGGAAATGTTTCAATACACAGCGAGGCACATGATTGTGTTTGGCTTGAAAACCTGACAGGTGGGCAATCAGCAATGGTCCCCTATCTATCCAACACTGAATAGACACATCACTCTCCATGGCTCAACTGTTTTGACTGCTGAAGATACAAGGGGAGAAAATCCACTAGATGAAGTCAGACCAGTAGACAACGCATGGGGTGCAGTTGGATTGGCCAAATAAACCCCTACATGGTAGAAATATCAGCCAAACTAGAGATCCCTCTCAATGGGTTCTCATCTAGAGAACCTTAAATCGTTATACATCATTTTACATAAGTTTCATGTCTATCACCTAACCCACCTCTGGTTACCTTCACAATTCATGCAGCTACGAGTACCTGTTTTTACAGGACATTACATGGATAGGGTATGGGATGTGTATGACGAGCACCTTGCAATTAGGCACCACTAGGAAGAAGGAGATAACCCACTTTTTTACAGATCAACTATCAACCCCTTTACAGACACATCTTAGACATGTCTCCATAAAAATACCTATTCTGAATAACTGTCCCCATAAAGTTTGGGGGTCAGGGTGGATCCAGCTTCTCAACACATACCCGCAACCAAACTCAGGTAACATAGATACAAGTATTTTGTTTCTATACTTACACATACAAATACTATGTGGAATGAACATTATGGACAAATAACTATTTGGGGTTTGCTGAGCTTAGTGCACCTGACAATTTGTATATGCGTTTCACATCAATAATTTCAAGCGTAAGCTACATAATTTACATCTATTCTGCTACACTTGAAGGAAAAGCAACAGTTTCAAACTTCAGAGTTCTAAGAAAAACTAATTAGATTTTGAAGCAAATGATAAATTGATAAACATTACAGTGCTAGAATACATGGAAAAGTGTCATAGAACTCACTCCATTAATAGCTTCCTATTAGCTCCAAAAGCTGAACCTTCAGAGATGGACTGATCGAATTCCCCATTTTGAGGAATATCTTCAGTTACAAATGGTGATCGAGACACCAGATGCACTCCATGAACGCCCTCAAGTGCTCTACTAGGATTTAGAGTGCTCTGAGGATTCATAAGCTATTCCTTGCTTTTTGATCGATGGATGTCACGCGAGAACCAGCGCACATCAATTGAAAGAAGTACGCACACAGTAAGAGAGTGTATGCCTCATAGTACTGTGCCAAACAAAATAACGGGACCATTACCATATacactaggaaaaaaaaatcagattttctGGAATAGAAACATTAATCATGTTTAATCTAGAAGAATAACAAAAACTCAAAAGGGTTGTTTTCCCCCACTTTCCTTGTTTGTGCAGAGAACCTCAAATTTCCTAGAGCACATTCGCAGGTAGCCAAAGGGTAAATAAACCACAGTATAAGAGCTCTAATATGGAATACCATATGAATTAAATGCTATCTTTTCAGCTTTACTCAGCTATTTGAGGTTGACTACATGAATTAGGATCACATGATGCTAAACAAAATATGTTTACAAGTTCTAGTCTATCAAGGGCATAAAttacagtgaaaaaaaaaagacattgcctaattggaattttttttttagactttTGCTTCTCCTTTTAGCGCTCATATTGCAAGCAGAGTCACTCCTGCCACTGATGCCCTGTCTTTTGACACACTTGATCAAACCACCTTTAGAGGCTACCACTAAGTTTCCTGGGCTGAACTGTTtatgaccttgttttagtatcATTCTTAATTCTCTATGTTAAAAACCTCTTGAAGTCActcaaaatcaagaaaatttaCATGATCCACATGTTATAATCTGTAAAAAATTTAACAGGACGCTCACCCATTTTTTTATCATCGTACTAAACATAATAATTCTATGAAGAAGATGGATAGGGTTTCTGTAAGGTTCTTTCTGGTAGactattttttctttggatACACCTTTTGACAGACTGAATTAAAAAGCCACTACAGAATCATTCTGAAATCCTCCATTTTTTAACTTTGCAAGCTTTCTTTTCAAATACGAGTATCCAGACCTAAGATTTCTAACCaaggaaaattttcagaataaGCATTTATACCTTCCTTCCTCCCATACATATAAATGATTCTAGAACACCCAGATGATTCTTATATTGCTGTTGACATTTTGCGAGCAAAAAAAACATAATCCCTTTCCTGGCATTGCTTAGACAAACAGACCCAGCTGATCCAATCGTCACAAAGTGACATTTTGATGAACACTTTTAAGTCTTTAACAAAGGTGACCTCAGCACAAGTAATGGAACCCGAGTTAGTGCCCTATCAACCATGAGAAAGCTCTAGCCCATCTTATTATTCTTGTTGATTTCACATAAAATAGGATCACAACATGCAACTAACTCAACAAATGCAGTTCTAAATTCAAAAGAAAGCAGGAATCTAGTAATATATGAAGTTTTCAGTCATGGGTTAGCAGCCAAACAAagattgagaaagagagagagagagagagaacctgctATGCCTCAATGAGGCTGATGCCAGTACTGCTCACAGCTTACATGAACAAAGGGAAAGCCAAGTGGAAGGTGACTATATATAAGAAAGGAGAAATGGGTTGGTTGGGACTTGGAACTAGGGAGCGTAGAAGATAGGAGGAGTCCAACAAGAGCTGAAAGGGGGAATTCTGGTTTTTTCGTGTTGGGTAGAGAAGAAATGGAGGAATTGATATGTGAAGAGATGCGCATCCTAAAGAATCTTCCAAGGTAGATGTGTTCGCATATTCGTTTCAGTCCCACTCCTAGACATTAGAGGTTGAGGGACTTCCCCTCTCACATTTTCCATCTCATGGGGTACACGTAAGTAATTCTTTGTCTTATTTGTAATTTCTGTATTACGCCACGTGTTCCAATACCAAGATCAGGAGAGAAGTCATATGTGAGACGGGTTTTCTGGTGATGGTCTGGGGCTTGTTTTGGAGGTTTCAAAGATGTTTCCACTAGAGACCTTTTCTATTTGTTCCAGAGTAGTCAGAGACCGTTGTGAGAGGCCAATGGTTTGAAATTCAGGTTTTGAAAGTAGCgttatcatttcatttcatttgactattggagtgaagaAGGATATTTTCGACCATGAACAATAAGCAGTCGATGGAATGCGCATCTTTTCAGGATACGTCCAAACAAGAAACACAAATCTTTGACTCTTTTGGACACATATGTCCTAGAGACATCATCATCACtcctttataaatagagaatTCACTTTTTAGtactcatctctctctctctctctctctttctctctctctctctctctctcatcctttataaatagagaacaGCCATACCTCTTCGGacttcactcttttttttttttgaagaaatgcaTTAATAGGAGGGAGAAGGAGGGAATAtacaaaaaggaagaaaaaaaaaagcttacaATAGCAACAAGAGAAAAGGGAGCGAAAAGAAACTGACTGTCCATCAGAACCCTGGGGTGGAGATGAAGAATAATGGAGATAGAAAGACCCCAAGAAACAACAATATCATTCACATGCTTGGGGGGAAAGGAGAGAAATTTGAAACTGATATCAAAGAAGATGACTTTTCAAATTATATCCAAGGACCTAGAGTTGAAAGTTCATCTTCTGAAATTAAGTTttatccaaatatggttgattgAAGCACAAAAAACAAGTATACCAACTGTGTCACAAATAGTACTACCTACAAAGGACTTCACTTTTGAGTACTCTCTCTATGGGTTTGTTACTCCATTGTTCCATTTTACTAGTTATAtaagtttctttcttcttttcaattGAATACCACTCACTAGTGTCCCACATGTATACTCTAGAACACTTATAAGGCTAATTCGGAGGTAGCGGTGTCAACCGGTTGTGCCAGGCCTAACTAGGCCTGGTGGGTTTTATACTCTTGGACCGTGCACTATCTATTTAAGGATTGAATCGATCTCAGTTGGTCTCATGTCAGGCTCGGTTGGATTTCGGACTTTAACAGGGCTTCTTCTAATCAGGCTAATTGGGTTATAATAGAGCCTTAAATGGATAAggtaccaataaagccttaaaggCTTTAAAGggtctttaattgtcttagatttaagatactttaatatattttatgaaatcatcaataatttaaaaaatatattacatttgattacattcaataattgataaaaatatcaatagataacatattctataaaaaaaaataataataataataataaaatcaaaatattcatATAAATTGTCGGGCTAAACGTGTTAGGCtaagtcgggcttgtaaatgggCCGGGCCGGTCGGGCACCCATCGGGCTTACCCTTTGCACCGTgtactatctatttataaaaCGGGCGGGGCTTAGGCCTGACACATTTACTAATTGGTGCATGCCGGGTCGGTTTTTAAATGATCGAGCTCGTTAGGTGAAACTAGCGTAGGGCGAGTTGATTTTTAAACGGTCTAGTTTGATTGGTGAAACCAGTGCAGGCTTCAGATTGACACCTTTAATTGGAGGTGTGTCTCTATAGTCTTAAGAAGAATGACTGATCGCATAACTTAACCTCATAGTTTTTCCTTACTATACTGGAGTTTAAGGTGCAACAAGCAAGTCTtcaagggcctgtttgataacgtttcaagaaacgcatttcttcaatttctggacacagaaatagcataaacggaacaaaaaacatttgataaaactgtttcgtttaacttgtttttagaaatagaaattgaaatttctaccaatttatggttcaagaaatgacccagggGAAACAAGTTCTTATTTCACCGTTTTTGGAAACGACTCGTGatcattctttcgctggttactatcgacttccagaaacatgacttatcaaacaccttcaattccatttctgtttctaaaaacggaaatttatgtttctaccatttctgtttcaatgttatcaaacgggccccaagtttgtgattgtgtgAAAGCTCTCCTACACTCAAGTGCCATTATAATTTGAGCCATAAAGATAACAACACAAGGTATTTTCATTTCCATAATAGTTGAAATTCATGACTGGTATTTGAATTACTCAAACCCAACTGAGCATGATTCATCACCGATAGATATGTGGATCTACTGCGATTTGTTCGATTTTTTGGAAGAACTTTCGATCCAATTTTTCTATCCCCAGAAAAATTATGTCAAACTAATAATTTTGGTAATTTGCTACACTTTTAGTTGAATGCGCTTAGGAATcttgaaataaaaatgattcTCCTTGGGGTTAAACACATGGAAGGAAATAAAGTTTATGAACTTAATGGGTGGAAATAATCCAACGGCTGGGACGACTTGAACACTCATCCAAATAAAGTTCATGGATTTGATGGGTGGAATTAATCCTCTCCAGGATTCATAACTGGCCTGGGCTGGGCTCCAGTTACTGGACTGGTTAGTCTACACAGCCCATTTCGGAGAGAACTTTTCATGACTCATGGTTAGCCATCAAACACGTATGCCCcagtttgtgtgtgtgtgggtgttaatctgttggtttggtttgatttcgattggATTGAATCGGTATTCAACATGTAATGGACCAAACCAAAGTCAAAATGTAAAGGTTAAACTTGGTTTATGTCAGTTTTGGATTTCTATGGGTATTCCTAACAATTTCTTGTCAGTCTACTATAAATCTTAATctggttttattttgatttttcgtATATATTCGACCGTTCCATCTGATTTTAGTTGGGCTGAATCGGATTTAGGCATCTAATGGCCGAACCAAACCCGAATTGTTTTCATATAATAACAAAtgttattattaataaataaataaaatattaaaaagaaaatttcttgtTCAAGTGTGTGGCACTTACACACAAGTGTCCTTGTgtcttctcttccctcttccctatAAAATGACCTTCCTACCCTCATATATAGATTGAATCAAATGGAGGATGCTGATTGGGTCTCACACAAATGTAGGAGCCATGATACCGGACAGAGAACACTCTCCTTAATAATGACAAGGAACAACTATTTTTATCAGCTTTTATGGATTTGGTCTGGTTTCTGAATTTGGTATCTTCTGGTTTAAAAATGACGGAAGTAAAACAGAACCAGTAagaatttgatttggtttatttcaatTGCTTTCAATTGGTCCAACCGATTTATGCTGAAATTTGATACccttatggagagagagagagagagagaaataatatCTCAATAGATGATGAAATGATGAACAAGTTTGTCTTACATGGAAGTGGAACTTAAAAGTTGAAACCCTAACTTTGTAACCGTATAatatagagaaaattgcattgccaccccctgaactttggtccttattcaatgccaccccctggacttttcgaaacaccaaagacaccccctgaaaattcaaaaaatttcaaatcagtcCTTGTCGTTAGTCATCCCCGTTAAGTGATGGAATAAtggttagtttttttacaaaatacccaaaacacccccaccccaaaggTGATTTGACCACCTTACCCCTGTTCCTTTTTCTAAACAAAAACTTGCAACTATCAATTCTCTGGACTCTGGCGTAGGTTCATGGGCACCCCTCCCCTCCGGTGAAAGTTCGCGGCTATCCATTCCCTCTGGCGAAGGTTAGTCTTCAACTCCCAACTCGCTCGTGGTCCTAATAAGGGGGTTACAT is a window from the Macadamia integrifolia cultivar HAES 741 chromosome 5, SCU_Mint_v3, whole genome shotgun sequence genome containing:
- the LOC122078711 gene encoding uncharacterized protein LOC122078711; this translates as MNPQSTLNPSRALEGVHGVHLVSRSPFVTEDIPQNGEFDQSISEGSAFGANRKLLMERIWQHRPPYLRPVHCNIPGDHNVTETIANVLTSLPFIALGIHAPRKNLNGKIYANSLIGVGVASSLYHVSRGELRKYLRWADYTMIATTTVCLSRALRNENPKLLMAASAAFLPFQPFMVSVVHTGLMEVAFAKRAFKDPDLRMAHNLHKMSSIMSGALFVAEDFFPGTPYVHAAWHLAAAVGVGTCNKLLE